A region of the Gemmatimonadaceae bacterium genome:
TGTGAGGTTTGTCCTGAATTGCCTGGATCACATGTCGGGCGGTGAGATCTTCGTTCCCAAGATACCCAGCATGAAGCTCATCGACCTGGCGCGCGTCATTGGGCCTGAGTGCGAGGTTGAGGTCGTCGGGAGGCGGCCTGGAGAGAAGCTCCATGAATTGATGGTAGGCGAGGATGATGCGCACAATACAATCGAATACGACGACTTTTACGCGATACTACCGACACTGCCTATCCTGAACAGGAATGAAACTGAGATGATGAACGGCGGGCGGCCGTGTCCCGAGGGGTTTCGGTACAGCAGCGAGACCAATGACAGATGGCTAACGGCGGCCGAGCTCGAGCAGATGATCGATCAGAACGGCCCTGCCGGGCGCTGAGAGGAATGCTCCTCGTGACGGGTGCCAGCGGGTTTCTTGGCAGCAACATCGCCAGAGAAGCTATCGTCGCCGGTGTTCCGGTAAGAGGTACGTATCACCGTAATGCATTCCGCATGGACGGCTTGCAGGTGTTCGGTGTCGACCTGTCTCAGGCAGCCGAGGTCCGAGACCTCCTGACTCGTACGAAGCCAGATTGGGTCGTCAATTGCGCCGCATATACCAACGTCGACGACTGCGAAGTCAATCCCGATCGCGCGCGTTTGTTAAATGTCGGCCTGCCGCAGACGTTGGCAGCCGAATGCGCGAATGCGGGCATCCGCATGATGCATGTTTCGACAGACTCGGTCTTTGATGGCAGACGGGGAGGCTACAGCGAGGAGGATTCCCCGGCACCGCTCAACGTCTACGCGCAAACCAAGCTCGAGGGGGAGCACGCGGTAACTGCAGCGTTGTCCGGTGCCTTGGTGGTGAGGACCAATTTTATTGGCGTCTCGCCGGGAAGTGACGCCGGGCTGGCTGACTGGATCGCGGGAAAATTCGAGCGAAAGGAGCGGGTTTCGGGATTCACCGATGTCGTCTTTGCTCCGCTCCTGGCCAACGAGGTGGCCCGGATTGCACTGGAAATGATGCAGGTTGGCCTGCAGGGTCTCTATCATGTGAGTGCGCGGGATTCTGTGAGCAAGTACGAGTTCGCCTGTCGTCTCGGCGAGGCACTCGGTGCGGGCAGAGAGATGGTGGATCCGACTTCCATCGAGGCTGCCGGCCTGCGGGCGCGGCGCCCGATGAACACGTCCCTGTCACCCCGGAAGACGGAATGCGCGCTTGGCCGCCAAATGCCTGAAGTGGACGCCGCTATCGGCGCCTATGCGGAACTCCGCGCCGCGGAGACGGCGGCGGTGTCAGGCTTGTCGACCAGGGTCTGATCGATGCCGTCCCTGGAGATTGCCGGACGCGGCGTCGGAGATGCTCACCCCACCTATTTCATTGCCGATATCGCCGCCAACCACGACGGAGATCTGGCACGCTCTGTCGACCTCATCCACCTCGCGGCGGAAGCGGGCGCCGATGCTGCAAAATTTCAGCATTTTCGCGCCGAGCACATCGTGAGCCGGCTCGGCTTCGAGTCCGGACCGAAAGTGTCGCATCAGGGTGCCTGGAAAAAAACGGTGTTCGAAGTTTATCGGGCCGCGTCGGTTCCCTGGGAATGGACAGAGCACCTCAGCGCAGCGTGTGCGGACGCGGGCATCCATTTCTTCTCGTCACCTTATGATCTCGCAGCCGTGGACATGCTGGAGCCGTATGTGCCTGCATACAAGATAGGCTCGGGCGACATCACGTGGATTGAAGCCCTCGAACATATCGCAGCAAAGGGAAAACCTGTTCTTCTCGCAACCGGCGCGTCCGATATTGGCGAGGTCGAGCGTGCGGTCGGTGCAATTCTTTCGATCAACCGACGGCTGCTTTTGATGCAGTGCAATACCAATTACACGGGTAGCGCCGAAAATTACAGATTCGTCAATCTTCGGGTGTTGTCGCTGTTCAGGTCGATGTATCCCGCGCTCGTTCTCGGACTCAGCGATCATACACCGGGACACTCGGCAGTGCTGGGTGCGGTGGCGCTCGGTGCGCGTGCAATCGAGAAACATTTCACTGATGATCGCGGGCGTGAGGGTCCCGACCACCCGTTTTCGCTCGACGCCGCGGCCTGGCGTGAGATGGTCGACCGAACCCGCGAGCTTGAACAGTGTCTCGGCGACGGCCAGAAAATCGTCGAGTACAACGAACGGGATACCGTGGTCATTCAACGACGCTGCCTGCGTGCGGCGCAGGATCTTAGAGCCGGCAGCATACTTTCCGATGAAGACCTCGAAGCCCTGCGGCCTGCGCCGCCGGACGCGATATTCCCGTTCGACAGGTCTCGTGTGGTCGGACGTCCGCTGAAGCGTGATCTCGAGCGCGGCGACTACCCCAGATGGACGGATCTCGGCTGAAAGTCCTTTACGCTTCACACGGGTATACGACCCACGATTACCGTTTTCTACATTCGTTTGCTGGCGCCGGCTGGGACACTACCCATGTTCCGATGCTGGACGACCAACTGGAGGCGCGGCCGCGCCCCGATGGTGTTTTGACCGAACGGTGGACCAGACACCAACGGGCACCGGCGAGTAGCGCCGATTGGCGGCATCGACGCGACCGGTTGGCCGAAATAGTAGAGCGGACGCACCCTTCAGTCGTCATTGCCGGCCCCATCCAGTCAGTGGCTTTTATCGCCGCCCTTGCTCGCGTCAGTCCTCTGATGGCCGTTTCGTGGGGATCGGATCTTCTGGTCGACGCTGACCTGACGTCCCGCTCGCAATTCGTTACCCGGCATACGCTGGCGCGGTCTGACGCTGTGTTTGGCGACTGCCTCGCTGTCCGCGAGGCCGTGCGGCGCCATTCCTGCATTGCTGAGGGCCGCATCGTTACGTTTCCGTGGGGAATCGATCTTCGCCGGTTCAGTCCGGGTAAGTCGTCATTCGTGTTTCGGGACGAGCTTGGCTGGGAGTCGAACGAGATTTTCATCTCCACGCGAAGCTGGGAGCCGGTGTACGCGATCGAGGTGCTGGTCCATGCGTTTGCGAAGGTCGTCGGCCAGCGACCCCGGGCGCGACTGCTGCTGCTCGGCGATGGATCTCAGGAAGCATCCATCCGATCGATAGTGAACGACCTTGGGCTCGATGCTGTTGTACACGCGCCCGGAAGGGTGAATCAGGACCATCTGCCAGACTACTTCCGTCTTGCGGATGTTTATGTCAGCTCAGCGCTGAGCGACGGAACTTCGGTGTCGCTGCTCGAGGCAATGGCGTGCGGGCTGCCGGTTGTCGTCACCAATGCTTTTGGAAATCTTGAATGGGTGGAGGAGGGAGTGAACGGAGCATTGGCAACGCCGGGAAGCGTAGACGCGCTCGCGACCGCGATGCTGTCGATACCCGTCCGGCCCGCCGACAAAGCGGGCATGCGCGCTGCCAATGTAGCGAAGGCGCGCAGCCGGGCGGATTGGGACGCGAATTTTCCGGCGCTGGTAACGCTCGTTGAATCGCTGGCAGACTCCCTACGAAACGAATGATCGAAAGCACTGAAACGACGCTGTCAGACGACGAGCACCGTCGGGGGTCGATCGACTGGGCACGATTGTTTCGCCGAGCAGCACCCCTCGTCGTGAGAGAAGCGGCATGGCGTGCAATCGACAAGCTCCCGCTCATTGCTCAACGGCGTTTCAGGCACACCGGTGAGCACAGACGGTGGAAGATGCAGCAGCTCTACGAACGTGAAGCCCGTCCACGGCTGGCCGCTCCGACCGTGCTATTCTGGATTCCAGGCGGCATGCATCTGTTGCTTCATGTCGAAACCGCGATCGCGGCGGCGCTTCGGCTGAGAGGCTACAACGTTCACGCGATCATCTGCGACTCGCCCTATCGCGCCTGTGTGCGACGGGAGGCAACCGACGGAATGGCGATTGAAGACTGGCGGAGCATCTGCCCGCGGTGCATCGCTTCGAATCGGGATGTGCTGGAAGTGATGGGCATTCCATATTCCTCGGTCGGCGATTACGTAACGATGGAGGTTCGCGAGCAACTCCGCGCTCGGGCGGAACAATGCTCGGAATCCAATATTCTCGAACTGTCGCACAGAGGGTTGTTAATCGGTCGAAATGTGCTTTCAGCGGTAACGCGCTACCAGCAGGGCGCGTCTTGCTCCATTGATGAGCAGATCCTTCGCGAATACGCCTACAGTGCGTTAGTCTCGGCAGAAGCTGCGGCGCATGTCATGGACTGTTTCAAGCCGGATCGGGTGTTGATGTCACATGCGGTCTATGTCGATTGGGGGCCGGCGCTTAATGCAGCCATCAGCCGTGGCATTCCCGTCATCGGCTGGAAGGCTTCATATCTGAGTGCCCGTTTTTTTTTCAGGCATGTTACTGATCCCGAGCGCATTGACTTCCATGCGGTGAGCGACAGAAGCTGGCAGGCCAGGGCATCTACGCCCCTGACGGATGAGGAAGACGCCGACCTCCAGACATTTCTTGACCGGCGCTACCGCCAGCGTGTGAGCTTTGACATGCGTAATCTGCAGGAATACACCGGAGAGACCGATCGCTTTCGCGCCAAATACCGGCTGGAAAAAGGGAAGCCTGTCTGGGGGATAATGGCTCACATCAATTGGGACAGTGTCTCCGATTATTCACCCATGGCATATCGTTCATTCGACGAATGGATAGTCGACACTGTAGAGCAGGTAAGCCGGATACCCGAAGTTCAATGGCTGATCAAGGTGCATCCGGCGGAAGTCGATTACGATCCCCGGAACGGTGTGCAGCGTTTCGTAGAGGCGCGCTTCGCGTCCCTGGCCTCAAACGTCAGAATCATCCCGGCAGGCGAGGAGATAAGCCCGCTCGAATTTTTTGACTTGGTCGACGGAGGCGTCACAGTGTACGGGACTTCCGGGCTGGAACTTGCGCTTGCCGGAAAGCCCGTCATTCTTGCTGGCGAAGCACACTACGCGGGAAGAGGGTTTACCGAGGACGGACTGACGGTAGAGAGCTATCGCAGACTTCTTGCACGTGCGGGCACGATTGGTCGGCTTAGCCAGCGCAAGACTGCGCTGGCCCGGCGCTATGCCTACTCGCTATTCATGGAGCGGCAGGTGCCGCTGCCCTTCGTGCAGGATCCGTCGTCGCCCTGGTGGACACTTCAACACGAAAAGCGGGATCTGTTAATCGAGGGTAAAGACCCCTTCATCGATTTCATATGTGACCGTCTGATGGATGGCGAAGATTTCATCATGAACCGGCATCTCGTCGAACTCGCGGAAGCGAATACCGCAGCGTGATATCTGAAGCCCGCAGCCCTGCCTGTTATATTCAGATCACTCCGATCGACGCGAGCGCCCTGCATCAATACCAATCCGAAAGTTGAGTCTATCAGCCCCCTCTATCCCGCATGAACGACTGACCGCACGGCCCGAGAACCCGGAACTGATCCGTCTGGTGGGGCTGGACGATGCCGGAGAGCCTTTCCTGAGCGGTGATCGCGTATTGCGAGGCATTTATGCTGGCCACGCCTCCGGTGTGCGCGAAGTACTCGCTGTGTGCGAGGAAAACGACCTTTTTCGCCACGGGCTGGTAAGGACTCGCGAACTAGCCAGCGATCCGCATCCCGGCATTGGGTATGAGACAGTCCTGGAGCACGAGCGGGTTGAGTTCGTTACGTATCCTCACGAATGGCCGGCATCGATGTTTAAGGAGGCGGCCCGATTTCACGTCGACCTTTTCGAACGTCTCCAGCAGCACGGGCTCACGCTCAAGGACTGGCACCCCTGGAATGTTCTTTTCGTCGCGACGACACCGGTATTCGTCGATTTCACGTCGGTCG
Encoded here:
- a CDS encoding SDR family oxidoreductase produces the protein MLLVTGASGFLGSNIAREAIVAGVPVRGTYHRNAFRMDGLQVFGVDLSQAAEVRDLLTRTKPDWVVNCAAYTNVDDCEVNPDRARLLNVGLPQTLAAECANAGIRMMHVSTDSVFDGRRGGYSEEDSPAPLNVYAQTKLEGEHAVTAALSGALVVRTNFIGVSPGSDAGLADWIAGKFERKERVSGFTDVVFAPLLANEVARIALEMMQVGLQGLYHVSARDSVSKYEFACRLGEALGAGREMVDPTSIEAAGLRARRPMNTSLSPRKTECALGRQMPEVDAAIGAYAELRAAETAAVSGLSTRV
- a CDS encoding N-acetylneuraminate synthase family protein, yielding MPSLEIAGRGVGDAHPTYFIADIAANHDGDLARSVDLIHLAAEAGADAAKFQHFRAEHIVSRLGFESGPKVSHQGAWKKTVFEVYRAASVPWEWTEHLSAACADAGIHFFSSPYDLAAVDMLEPYVPAYKIGSGDITWIEALEHIAAKGKPVLLATGASDIGEVERAVGAILSINRRLLLMQCNTNYTGSAENYRFVNLRVLSLFRSMYPALVLGLSDHTPGHSAVLGAVALGARAIEKHFTDDRGREGPDHPFSLDAAAWREMVDRTRELEQCLGDGQKIVEYNERDTVVIQRRCLRAAQDLRAGSILSDEDLEALRPAPPDAIFPFDRSRVVGRPLKRDLERGDYPRWTDLG
- a CDS encoding glycosyltransferase family 4 protein, with amino-acid sequence MDGSRLKVLYASHGYTTHDYRFLHSFAGAGWDTTHVPMLDDQLEARPRPDGVLTERWTRHQRAPASSADWRHRRDRLAEIVERTHPSVVIAGPIQSVAFIAALARVSPLMAVSWGSDLLVDADLTSRSQFVTRHTLARSDAVFGDCLAVREAVRRHSCIAEGRIVTFPWGIDLRRFSPGKSSFVFRDELGWESNEIFISTRSWEPVYAIEVLVHAFAKVVGQRPRARLLLLGDGSQEASIRSIVNDLGLDAVVHAPGRVNQDHLPDYFRLADVYVSSALSDGTSVSLLEAMACGLPVVVTNAFGNLEWVEEGVNGALATPGSVDALATAMLSIPVRPADKAGMRAANVAKARSRADWDANFPALVTLVESLADSLRNE